DNA from Mesorhizobium loti R88b:
TGGTGCCGGCCTTGCCGTCATCCAACTCGGCTGGGGCGTGCCGCTGGCCTTCGTCAGCGGGATTGCCTGCGGCGCCGTACTGGCGCTGATGATCGGTCTCCTGGCACTGCGCACCACGGGCGTGGCCTTCATGATCGTCACTATGATGTTCGCGCAGGTGTTTTCGCTCCTCATCCTCTACTTCGCATCGTGGACCGGGGGCGATCAGGGCATGGTCGTGCCGCAGCCGGCGCGCGTCCTCAGTTTCGGCGCGACCGTGCTCGACCTCACCAATCCGACCGTCCGCTACATGAGTGCGCTGGCGCTGTTTTCGATCGTACTGCTGATTACATTGGCGATCGTCCGCTCCCGCTATGGCCGCGTGCTGGTTGCCATCCGTGAGAACGAAGAACGCACGAAGATGCTGGGCTACGACACCTTCTCCAACAAGCTTATCGCGGTCGTGATCTCCGGCACCATCTGCGCCGCCTCGGGTGCCGCCTACGCGCTGCTGTTCGGCTATGTCGGATCAAGCTTCGCTTCGGTGCAATATTCGATCCTGCCGCTGCTGTGGGTCCTGCTCGGGGGCGCTGCCACGACACTCGGGCCGCTGATCGGCACGGTCTTCATGTATTATGTCATCGACATCACCAGCGGCTACACATCGGCCTATCTGCTGATCGTCGGCATCGCGCTGATCCTGCTGGTTCTGTTCTTTCCCAAGGGCATTCTGGGCAGCATCCGCCAGCGGTGGCTCGGGTGGCTGCCATGATGCCGCTTTTGACCACCAAGGGCCTGTCGCGCAGTTTCGGCGGCCTGCGCGCCGTCGACAATGTCGACTTCACCTTGATGCCCGGAGAGATCCGCGCCGTCATCGGCCCCAACGGCGCGGGGAAGACCACCTTCGTCAGCCTGGTTAGCGGCCGCATCCAGCCCTCTTCGGGCGCGATCGTCTTCGACGGCGCCGACATCACCAGCCTGCCGGCCTATGTCAGGGTGCGCCAGGGCATCGCCTACACGTTCCAGATCACCAGTGTCTTCGCCAATCTCACCGCCTACGACAATGTCGCATTGCCGGTGCAGCGCACGCTGACCGACGGCCGCTCGAAGGACGCGGTGCGTGCCGGCGTGATGACCGCGCTCGAACGTAC
Protein-coding regions in this window:
- a CDS encoding ABC transporter ATP-binding protein; its protein translation is MMPLLTTKGLSRSFGGLRAVDNVDFTLMPGEIRAVIGPNGAGKTTFVSLVSGRIQPSSGAIVFDGADITSLPAYVRVRQGIAYTFQITSVFANLTAYDNVALPVQRTLTDGRSKDAVRAGVMTALERTGLADRAHMPAGQLSYGHQRLLEVAMGLALKPRLLILDEPTQGLADSEIDNFIALVREIARDATVLLIEHNMPVVMQLADRITVFNAGKILAEGTPEAIRENAAVQEAYLGTAP
- a CDS encoding branched-chain amino acid ABC transporter permease — protein: MSEASPAKAYALHLGVIALLFVLSFLLPDYYHGLLARIMVLAVFAMGYNMLFGYVGLLSLGHAMFFGAGLYGAGLAVIQLGWGVPLAFVSGIACGAVLALMIGLLALRTTGVAFMIVTMMFAQVFSLLILYFASWTGGDQGMVVPQPARVLSFGATVLDLTNPTVRYMSALALFSIVLLITLAIVRSRYGRVLVAIRENEERTKMLGYDTFSNKLIAVVISGTICAASGAAYALLFGYVGSSFASVQYSILPLLWVLLGGAATTLGPLIGTVFMYYVIDITSGYTSAYLLIVGIALILLVLFFPKGILGSIRQRWLGWLP